In Triticum aestivum cultivar Chinese Spring chromosome 5B, IWGSC CS RefSeq v2.1, whole genome shotgun sequence, the following proteins share a genomic window:
- the LOC123111361 gene encoding uncharacterized protein isoform X1 gives MRCHLCLHPPPGKELEVNRQCGKARGSMSSSLLQWMSRASGVQGEQHVPVGGGSSDAGQWRTRSDIEDHIPQGSQNILDNMVVQCCFEVYIGTMLKKDMTGSEDGQSSRHIPVCSIHITICLKRRALLIYIMWFAIKLSKRQNNFTLFFGEPSYRVTRQKQICDQGYIRQIFTQNMENIFLQIVWCSHGYFVVIFLLFITWCFFCNLVYFAGSSHFLANFLVCTVESLEVVFYYL, from the exons ATGAGGTGCCACCTCTGCCTCCACCCCCCACCGGGAAAGGAGCTCGAGGTGAACAGGCAGTGTGGGAAGGCGAGAGGAAGCATGAGCTCATCTCTCCTCCAATGGATGTCTCGTGCATCTGGAGTACAAGGAGAACAACACGTGCCTGTTGGAGGTGGCTCGAGCGATGCAGGCCAGTGGCGAACTAG ATCTGACATAGAAGACCACATTCCTCAGGGATCCCAAAATATATTAGACAATATGGTAGTCCAATGCTGTTTTGAAGTATATATTGGCACTATGCTGAAAAAGGACATGACAG GAAGTGAAGACGGCCAGTCATCGCGCCATATTCCCGTGTGCTCCATTCATATTACTATATGCTTAAAACGTCGTGCTCTCCTTATCTACATCATGTG GTTTGCTATCAAACTCTCGAAAAGGCAAAACAACTTTACTCTGTTTTTTGGAGAACCTTCCTATAGAGTAACTCGACAGAAACAAATATGCGATCAAGGATATATTCGACAGATTTTCACGCAAAACATGGAGAATATTTTTTTGCAG ATAGTTTGGTGCTCTCATggttattttgtagtgattttcctcCTGTTCATTACTTG GTGCTTCTTCTGTAACTTGGTGTATTTTGCTGGCTCTTCTCATTTCCTGGCGAACTTTTTAGTCTGTACAGTCGAATCGTTGGAAGTTGTTTTCTATTATCTATAG
- the LOC123111361 gene encoding uncharacterized protein isoform X3, whose amino-acid sequence MRCHLCLHPPPGKELEVNRQCGKARGSMSSSLLQWMSRASGVQGEQHVPVGGGSSDAGQWRTRSDIEDHIPQGSQNILDNMVVQCCFEVYIGTMLKKDMTGSEDGQSSRHIPVCSIHITICLKRRALLIYIMWFAIKLSKRQNNFTLFFGEPSYRVTRQKQICDQGYIRQIFTQNMENIFLQVLLL is encoded by the exons ATGAGGTGCCACCTCTGCCTCCACCCCCCACCGGGAAAGGAGCTCGAGGTGAACAGGCAGTGTGGGAAGGCGAGAGGAAGCATGAGCTCATCTCTCCTCCAATGGATGTCTCGTGCATCTGGAGTACAAGGAGAACAACACGTGCCTGTTGGAGGTGGCTCGAGCGATGCAGGCCAGTGGCGAACTAG ATCTGACATAGAAGACCACATTCCTCAGGGATCCCAAAATATATTAGACAATATGGTAGTCCAATGCTGTTTTGAAGTATATATTGGCACTATGCTGAAAAAGGACATGACAG GAAGTGAAGACGGCCAGTCATCGCGCCATATTCCCGTGTGCTCCATTCATATTACTATATGCTTAAAACGTCGTGCTCTCCTTATCTACATCATGTG GTTTGCTATCAAACTCTCGAAAAGGCAAAACAACTTTACTCTGTTTTTTGGAGAACCTTCCTATAGAGTAACTCGACAGAAACAAATATGCGATCAAGGATATATTCGACAGATTTTCACGCAAAACATGGAGAATATTTTTTTGCAG GTGCTTCTTCTGTAA
- the LOC123111361 gene encoding uncharacterized protein isoform X2 has protein sequence MRCHLCLHPPPGKELEVNRQCGKARGSMSSSLLQWMSRASGVQGEQHVPVGGGSSDAGQWRTRSDIEDHIPQGSQNILDNMVVQCCFEVYIGTMLKKDMTGSEDGQSSRHIPVCSIHITICLKRRALLIYIMWFAIKLSKRQNNFTLFFGEPSYRVTRQKQICDQGYIRQIFTQNMENIFLQVKIHK, from the exons ATGAGGTGCCACCTCTGCCTCCACCCCCCACCGGGAAAGGAGCTCGAGGTGAACAGGCAGTGTGGGAAGGCGAGAGGAAGCATGAGCTCATCTCTCCTCCAATGGATGTCTCGTGCATCTGGAGTACAAGGAGAACAACACGTGCCTGTTGGAGGTGGCTCGAGCGATGCAGGCCAGTGGCGAACTAG ATCTGACATAGAAGACCACATTCCTCAGGGATCCCAAAATATATTAGACAATATGGTAGTCCAATGCTGTTTTGAAGTATATATTGGCACTATGCTGAAAAAGGACATGACAG GAAGTGAAGACGGCCAGTCATCGCGCCATATTCCCGTGTGCTCCATTCATATTACTATATGCTTAAAACGTCGTGCTCTCCTTATCTACATCATGTG GTTTGCTATCAAACTCTCGAAAAGGCAAAACAACTTTACTCTGTTTTTTGGAGAACCTTCCTATAGAGTAACTCGACAGAAACAAATATGCGATCAAGGATATATTCGACAGATTTTCACGCAAAACATGGAGAATATTTTTTTGCAG GTCAAGATCCATAAATAG